One genomic region from Armatimonadota bacterium encodes:
- a CDS encoding alcohol dehydrogenase catalytic domain-containing protein, which yields MHAFIIQAAHTAAVDTLPVPDPPPGQALVRVQVCGLCGSDLHAYEGSQPFFRYPEIPGHEVVGEIVRVNPSPEGLMRLTGRPVATGLAPGERVVLDPGMPCGDCHPCRHGRYNCCENMRVIGVHAPGALAEFFCAPLECLHRVPRGLSDEVAVLAEPLSIGVQANNRARTSPNDTMLIIGSGSIGLCVMAVARHRGARVAVSDLSEARRNRALSMGADAAFDPTSPTFRADLEAFCGDSGPDIVVEAVGKANTVAQALDLVVAGGRVVLLGLISDPITFPGNVMVKKELDFLGSRLHRGTIPDALELLAAGYVDIASLLTHRLALSETEEGLRMMASSPDQVIKAAVFVG from the coding sequence ATGCATGCTTTCATCATCCAGGCCGCCCATACCGCCGCCGTTGACACCCTTCCAGTGCCGGATCCGCCTCCCGGACAGGCGCTTGTGCGGGTCCAAGTCTGCGGGCTTTGCGGATCCGACCTGCACGCCTACGAGGGATCGCAGCCGTTCTTCCGCTATCCCGAGATTCCCGGGCACGAGGTAGTCGGCGAGATTGTGCGCGTCAACCCGTCACCAGAGGGCCTCATGCGTCTCACGGGACGTCCCGTCGCGACAGGGCTCGCCCCCGGCGAACGCGTTGTGCTCGACCCTGGCATGCCCTGTGGAGACTGTCACCCGTGCCGCCACGGACGGTACAACTGCTGTGAGAACATGCGCGTCATCGGGGTCCATGCACCGGGAGCGCTTGCGGAGTTTTTCTGCGCGCCCCTGGAATGCCTTCACCGGGTGCCGCGAGGCCTGTCGGACGAGGTCGCGGTTCTCGCAGAGCCCCTGTCCATTGGGGTGCAGGCGAACAACCGCGCGCGGACCAGCCCGAACGACACCATGCTCATCATCGGTTCCGGCAGTATCGGCCTGTGCGTCATGGCCGTAGCCCGCCATCGCGGCGCGAGAGTGGCGGTCAGCGACCTGTCGGAAGCCCGGCGCAACCGGGCACTGAGCATGGGTGCGGACGCGGCCTTCGACCCGACTTCACCCACTTTCCGCGCGGACCTGGAGGCCTTCTGCGGAGATTCCGGGCCGGATATCGTGGTGGAAGCAGTGGGCAAGGCTAACACAGTCGCCCAGGCGCTCGACCTTGTGGTTGCCGGGGGGCGCGTGGTGCTTCTCGGCCTGATCAGCGACCCGATTACATTCCCCGGCAATGTCATGGTGAAGAAGGAACTGGACTTCCTGGGCTCCCGGCTGCACCGGGGCACGATCCCCGACGCCCTCGAACTCCTGGCTGCCGGATACGTGGACATCGCGAGCCTGTTGACCCATCGTCTGGCCCTGAGTGAGACTGAGGAGGGCCTGCGGATGATGGCCTCTTCGCCGGACCAGGTGATCAAGGCGGCGGTGTTCGTGGGCTGA
- a CDS encoding right-handed parallel beta-helix repeat-containing protein, translating to MTVPCLSVAVLLLLCMPGFSAVYHVSQSAPNASDDNPGSLAAPLKTISAAVGKLQPGDSVFVGNGTYRESVVWKPEPWQDTDIRCTLAAEPGSRPIIKGSEIIAGPWEPVVVRNGAALPAPADGHRGVFACPLDTYAQMVFVDEEPLQQIGLQGSPLRAEKATGFRYVREWVGKGLDDMRAGSFYYDNEAKRLYVWLPDGASPEGRTVEVAVRDVGIDLRGTWTVSGLDVRHIKDGMWPREQAMNVSGNRCIVESCRITHNDFLGLIVSGEDCTIRNCEIAYNGMCGMVSNWGFRMLVEDNEFHHNAWRGDVVCLSAGNKWVMWRDSRFIGNYFHHEDEAALWMDINVNNVLVADNLFEDCAVGVYFEISRWGVIVNNTFRRCGRAIWIYSSDALVAHNVLEGCGEGITVTGMPRVCNYNQSVREPGEYALMPVRNVQVLNNILVDCPGSFLGITEDNGHSWGNWSDYNVFVWTLPYYHRTGNHFRFMRGWDSFYGKLAIWRMERHCDTHSLTVDPKLRRIMLGDRHWVALPPEQVLDDGGFVNAAAGDYRLKPDSPLRGKGVEIPLELQQTCIPCDGTEIRSRAWARTLLSKAPREGMPAMFEDAHGGHYRLPPIPGSVPPVNLDTCGPGTPGINELWRATREYPHFRKTGEPESPGELDWQVRPEPISEDPGFDKPFAKPGEQGGPWIAVGALHTYTGVACANLTKGHTAPQTAYQEIGVVQPDTEYVVLCEMHGLSLVPDCGALGEIYLATGDERDRLGSAIEVRIAPGGTVHWNTRVLRFRTGPEGQDPAVGKPLSVVISAKAIVPEGSPSTDPVALLRWDNLRVLSGAKP from the coding sequence GTGACAGTTCCCTGCCTCTCGGTGGCAGTCCTGCTTCTCCTGTGCATGCCGGGCTTCAGCGCCGTGTACCACGTCAGCCAGAGCGCGCCGAACGCCTCGGACGACAATCCCGGCAGTCTGGCGGCTCCGCTGAAGACGATCTCGGCGGCGGTTGGGAAGCTCCAGCCGGGCGACAGCGTCTTCGTGGGCAATGGCACGTACCGGGAGTCGGTGGTCTGGAAACCGGAGCCGTGGCAGGACACGGACATCCGCTGCACTCTTGCCGCTGAACCGGGCAGCCGGCCGATCATCAAGGGCTCGGAGATCATCGCAGGGCCCTGGGAGCCGGTGGTGGTCCGCAACGGCGCAGCACTCCCGGCCCCCGCGGATGGTCACCGCGGGGTGTTCGCGTGCCCGCTGGACACTTACGCGCAGATGGTGTTCGTGGATGAAGAGCCTCTGCAGCAGATCGGCCTCCAGGGCAGTCCTCTCCGGGCCGAGAAAGCCACGGGATTCCGTTATGTGCGCGAGTGGGTGGGCAAGGGCCTGGACGATATGCGCGCCGGGTCCTTCTACTACGACAACGAGGCGAAGCGTCTTTACGTCTGGCTGCCCGACGGCGCCAGCCCGGAAGGCAGGACAGTCGAGGTTGCGGTTCGGGACGTGGGAATCGACCTCAGGGGCACCTGGACTGTGAGCGGCCTGGACGTGCGGCACATCAAGGATGGCATGTGGCCCCGGGAACAGGCGATGAATGTCTCCGGCAACCGGTGCATCGTGGAATCCTGTCGCATCACCCATAACGACTTCCTTGGCCTCATCGTCTCGGGGGAGGATTGCACCATCCGCAACTGCGAGATCGCCTACAACGGTATGTGCGGAATGGTAAGCAACTGGGGCTTTCGCATGCTGGTGGAGGACAACGAGTTCCACCACAACGCCTGGCGCGGGGACGTGGTCTGCCTGTCGGCGGGGAACAAGTGGGTGATGTGGCGCGACAGCCGCTTTATTGGAAACTATTTCCACCACGAAGACGAAGCCGCCCTGTGGATGGACATCAACGTGAACAATGTGCTGGTCGCCGACAACCTCTTTGAGGACTGCGCCGTGGGTGTGTACTTCGAGATCAGCCGCTGGGGTGTCATCGTCAACAACACCTTCCGGCGCTGCGGCCGGGCAATCTGGATCTACAGCTCGGATGCACTGGTGGCCCACAATGTCCTGGAAGGCTGCGGAGAGGGCATCACGGTCACGGGCATGCCCCGCGTGTGCAACTACAACCAGAGCGTGAGGGAGCCCGGCGAGTACGCGCTCATGCCTGTCCGCAATGTCCAGGTGCTCAACAATATCCTCGTGGACTGCCCCGGTTCCTTTCTTGGCATTACTGAGGACAACGGGCATAGCTGGGGCAACTGGTCGGACTACAACGTGTTCGTGTGGACCCTCCCGTACTACCACCGCACGGGCAACCATTTCAGGTTCATGCGCGGCTGGGACAGCTTCTACGGGAAGCTGGCGATCTGGCGCATGGAACGCCACTGCGATACCCACTCGCTAACCGTCGATCCCAAGCTGCGGCGCATCATGCTGGGCGACAGGCACTGGGTGGCATTGCCCCCGGAGCAGGTGCTGGATGACGGCGGGTTCGTGAACGCGGCGGCCGGGGATTACCGGCTGAAGCCCGACAGCCCGTTGCGCGGGAAGGGAGTTGAGATCCCGCTGGAACTGCAGCAGACGTGCATCCCATGCGACGGGACGGAGATCAGGTCGCGCGCGTGGGCGAGGACGCTGCTGTCGAAGGCCCCCCGCGAGGGGATGCCGGCGATGTTCGAAGATGCCCACGGCGGACACTATCGCCTGCCCCCTATTCCGGGTAGCGTGCCCCCGGTGAACCTGGACACCTGCGGGCCTGGGACGCCGGGGATCAACGAGCTTTGGCGAGCAACACGGGAATATCCTCACTTCCGGAAGACCGGCGAGCCGGAGTCCCCGGGCGAACTGGACTGGCAGGTGCGTCCGGAGCCGATCTCGGAGGATCCGGGCTTCGACAAGCCCTTCGCGAAGCCGGGTGAACAGGGCGGGCCATGGATTGCCGTCGGGGCGCTGCATACATACACCGGCGTGGCCTGCGCGAACTTGACCAAAGGGCATACAGCACCCCAGACGGCGTACCAGGAGATCGGCGTGGTGCAGCCGGATACCGAGTACGTGGTGCTCTGCGAGATGCACGGTCTGTCGCTTGTCCCGGACTGCGGCGCACTGGGGGAAATCTACCTTGCCACCGGAGATGAGCGGGACCGCCTCGGCTCTGCAATCGAGGTCAGGATCGCGCCTGGAGGCACCGTGCACTGGAACACCCGCGTCCTGCGCTTCCGCACCGGACCTGAGGGCCAGGACCCGGCAGTGGGCAAGCCCCTCTCGGTGGTGATCAGTGCAAAGGCCATCGTGCCCGAAGGATCGCCCTCGACAGACCCGGTGGCCCTCCTGCGCTGGGACAATCTGCGCGTCCTGTCAGGCGCGAAGCCGTGA